A DNA window from Theobroma cacao cultivar B97-61/B2 chromosome 5, Criollo_cocoa_genome_V2, whole genome shotgun sequence contains the following coding sequences:
- the LOC18599210 gene encoding universal stress protein YxiE isoform X1, translating into MRVMVGIDGSDASFYALQWTLDNLFNGLISPAPAVVGGEATLLTLVHVHQPIKHYGFAPSAFPAGPGVLAYASTTLVDSVRKSQEQISAGILSRALKMCKDKIKAETLILEGDPKDMICDISEQMNVDLLVVGSRGLGKIKRALLGSVSDYCAHYAKCPTLIVKPLKEASK; encoded by the exons ATGAGAGTTATGGTGGGGATTGATGGGAGTGATGCGAGTTTCTATGCTCTTCAATGGACCCTTGATAACCTTTTCAATGGCCTAATCAGTCCAGCACCAGCTGTTGTTGGTGGGGAAGCTACCCTGCTCACGCTGGTTCACGTACACCAGCCTATCAAGCACTATGGCTTCGCCCCTTCTGCCTTCCCTGCTGGACCAGGAGTTCTAG CTTATGCATCGACTACATTGGTGGATTCTGTAAGGAAGTCCCAAGAACAAATTTCTGCTGGCATACTCTCGCGTGCTTTAAAGATGTGCAAAGACAAG ATCAAAGCAGAAACTCTGATTCTTGAGGGAGATCCGAAGGATATGATATGCGACATCAGCGAGCAAATGAATGTTGACCTCCTTGTTGTTGGCAGCCGCGGCCTTGGAAAGATTAAAAG AGCTTTGCTAGGCAGTGTAAGTGATTATTGTGCACACTATGCAAAATGTCCAACCCTGATTGTGAAGCCGCTGAAGGAGGCCAGCAAGTAA
- the LOC18599210 gene encoding universal stress protein A-like protein isoform X2 has translation MRVMVGIDGSDASFYALQWTLDNLFNGLISPAPAVVGGEATLLTLVHVHQPIKHYGFAPSAFPAGPGVLAYASTTLVDSVRKSQEQISAGILSRALKMCKDKIKAETLILEGDPKDMICDISEQMNVDLLVVGSRGLGKIKRQSFARQCK, from the exons ATGAGAGTTATGGTGGGGATTGATGGGAGTGATGCGAGTTTCTATGCTCTTCAATGGACCCTTGATAACCTTTTCAATGGCCTAATCAGTCCAGCACCAGCTGTTGTTGGTGGGGAAGCTACCCTGCTCACGCTGGTTCACGTACACCAGCCTATCAAGCACTATGGCTTCGCCCCTTCTGCCTTCCCTGCTGGACCAGGAGTTCTAG CTTATGCATCGACTACATTGGTGGATTCTGTAAGGAAGTCCCAAGAACAAATTTCTGCTGGCATACTCTCGCGTGCTTTAAAGATGTGCAAAGACAAG ATCAAAGCAGAAACTCTGATTCTTGAGGGAGATCCGAAGGATATGATATGCGACATCAGCGAGCAAATGAATGTTGACCTCCTTGTTGTTGGCAGCCGCGGCCTTGGAAAGATTAAAAG GCAGAGCTTTGCTAGGCAGTGTAAGTGA
- the LOC18599211 gene encoding universal stress protein A-like protein isoform X2, translating to MRVMVGIDESDESFHALRWTLDKLFDGMSTRTAPPEEANQEEAANLLTLLHVQKAFHNYGIPVGAGASAFYVPYSIEESIKVKSLILEGDPKEKICQVIEQMQVDLLVVGSRKLGKIKRALLGSVSDYCAHNANCPVLIVKPPQEASK from the exons ATGAGAGTAATGGTGGGTATTGACGAGAGTGACGAGAGTTTCCATGCTCTCCGATGGACCCTTGATAAGCTTTTTGACGGTATGAGTACCAGAACTGCACCCCCTGAAGAAGCCAACCAGGAGGAGGCTGCTAATTTGCTCACTCTACTTCATGTTCAGAAGGCTTTCCACAACTACGGTATCCCTGTTGGAGCAGGAGCCTCAG CATTTTACGTGCCATATTCGATCGAGGAATCG ATTAAAGTGAAGAGTTTGATTCTCGAAGGGgatccaaaagaaaagatatgCCAAGTTATTGAGCAAATGCAGGTTGATCTTCTCGTCGTAGGCAGCCGCAAACTTGGAAAGATTAAGAG AGCTTTGTTAGGCAGTGTAAGTGACTATTGTGCGCACAATGCAAACTGTCCCGTTCTCATCGTGAAGCCACCACAAGAAGCCAGTAAGTGA
- the LOC18599211 gene encoding universal stress protein A-like protein isoform X1: MRVMVGIDESDESFHALRWTLDKLFDGMSTRTAPPEEANQEEAANLLTLLHVQKAFHNYGIPVGAGASAFYVPYSIEESVRKSQNQISKELLFHASQMCKDKSIKVKSLILEGDPKEKICQVIEQMQVDLLVVGSRKLGKIKRALLGSVSDYCAHNANCPVLIVKPPQEASK; encoded by the exons ATGAGAGTAATGGTGGGTATTGACGAGAGTGACGAGAGTTTCCATGCTCTCCGATGGACCCTTGATAAGCTTTTTGACGGTATGAGTACCAGAACTGCACCCCCTGAAGAAGCCAACCAGGAGGAGGCTGCTAATTTGCTCACTCTACTTCATGTTCAGAAGGCTTTCCACAACTACGGTATCCCTGTTGGAGCAGGAGCCTCAG CATTTTACGTGCCATATTCGATCGAGGAATCGGTGAGgaaatctcaaaatcaaatttcaaaagaattacTCTTTCATGCATCACAAATGTGTAAAGACAAATCG ATTAAAGTGAAGAGTTTGATTCTCGAAGGGgatccaaaagaaaagatatgCCAAGTTATTGAGCAAATGCAGGTTGATCTTCTCGTCGTAGGCAGCCGCAAACTTGGAAAGATTAAGAG AGCTTTGTTAGGCAGTGTAAGTGACTATTGTGCGCACAATGCAAACTGTCCCGTTCTCATCGTGAAGCCACCACAAGAAGCCAGTAAGTGA